tttggcacaaggatgatttatgtaacatgtttctaaattattagtcttttaaataccggtacattctttaataaatcactgaaaaaaaaatgtgaatacataggatgtggagtgagtacgaaattattattattttttggcgcatcatttttacgtaaataacgacaaataaaaactaacatgccacataacattattttaagaattacAAGAAACAAGTATGaacaatattcaccattcttaatgatcgggggatagaaaaaaaaaccgtatggaatagaaattacatacaaatgtgcatgtaataaacaatgagcaaaccatcttcgattaataattccaaaacaacgtgaatatagagtggattgtgtaggaaaataatttcttataagttgctcccaatgtgcatcattgttaacttatgaaaacaaatgaaaactaacatggcatataaacactatttgaagaaagataggagatattaagtaatattcatcgttcttaatgatcttcggatggaaaataacaatgaaatatgtataaaatagaaattacatacaggtgagcatataaaaaacagtaagtagaattatttgattaataagcttaaattactccaggtttagtgtgttgtgtaacaatagacaatggaatcgttcacagaagtgaactataaatgatgtgaatcgttcagtgcaTCCATCTTGTGTAACAATACCCtagaagtgaactataaacgatgtgaatcgttcagcgacgacttcttacaaataaccaacacatctaaccaccccatacatgctgcattcaggacaatggtacacagattactcaacttCCTGTATCTCTTTAGCGGATTTcccttcgatctttcaatgctaatcgacaaatccgcctcacatctcttggacttactttaggcTTTCTACTAGTCCTaggtgttgttttacaagattctgtggatttgtacctctgccatatcttctggacgccagacaatgtagcaccattaccaagttttcttgcaatttccttgattgtgtagccttcttctcgaagtatgAGTGTCCTAGAAGAtgttcagtcctttcgtggatccattatgataaaatgatcaataaagtttgttgtaaagcaatcaggtgttcacctaacgaaatcttaagtcagactaatgatagaaacaaattaatgacgtccatattttatgctaccagtgttcaacaatgcttctactgatcaacaataatcttaaactcagtttttattacagtacataatgggaaattataataaaatctgaaattaatatttagatcttaaatgacaagaacataatttcccacttagtaatgattatttattgttaaaatattcaggatttaatgtaatacttttattataaccccataagtAACGGGTCAgcatgaataacattttcaattgtataaatctgtgaattaatacaaatgttataataattcagtacaaaaacaaaaagttttcaGAATTATGGCCATCAGTGTAcataagaaaagtaaataaaatgaaatggttAAATTTGACATAAAGAAAATTGCTACTGGGTGTTAACTTGACCTAAATATTTCGAATCTATTTAAGTAAAATATGATCTATTATCACTGATATAAACCAAGCCTTCATTGAACAATGCTTGTGCACAACTGAATACTGACAAACCAATCATAATTTAGGGagacaaaataaaaaacttaCATAGTTATTgaaaatcaatatttatttagATACTTCTAAAGTCACACAGAAATAACATTAGCATAACATTGCACAGCTCTTCACACGTAACTCCATAACATGCTCAACAATGTATTGTTTTGTCTCTGTTTACATAAATATTCCTACAGCAACCATCGTCAGCGAACAAGTGAACTCTTACAAAGTctggtactgtactgtatttatcTCTGAACTGTGGAAAATGAGCAACAGTGATAAATATATTACAATCAACATAGTAAAACCAAAAAACACTAGCAAAATACATAGTAATTTCCAGGTTTTCGCGTTTTCAGCATCCCTGATACCGAAAATATGGCTATGAACTTTCTATCCTTAGTGAAATGCACCACATTGTTATAGGACTAACATTCCTTAGCATAAACAAATTTGTTATGCATGAGTCAACAATGCAATCCAGAAAATAAAAGTTCATCTTTTTATTTCGAGAGTATGTGTTAATGATTTCAGTTATGTTTTTCAATAAGagttgaagaaattaaattaataaacagtATTATTACTCACATGATGAAGGAACTAAACTGCTACATGCACACACACttaggccgggtatcgaacccaggacctttggctgagcataccaacgctctaccaaccaGACCCAGGATGAATTATTCCCTTTACATCCACATATCTGAAGTGGGTCTCTGCTGTCTTGTCAatggtatgtggatataaagggaataattgatcctgggtagctcagttgatagagcattgGGGCACTCAgccaaaggacccgggttcgacatccggccccggaacaatttttcccttcaaatgaTTCATGTCAGTTTTACAGAGAGCTATAgcctacctgaaagtcagatttataagaaagaaaatgtTTGACAAACTTGTCAAGTGCTTTTCACTTCCTGAAAAAGTGACAAatcataagataataatattactgCACAAgattagaagaataaatcgtgtTTGATGGAATTCCACCACAACTACATAATTACGAAAAGGCAGCCGAGTCTTCAGAATCCTACTAAAGACATGACCCATCTCATAAAACTGTTGATAACTTCAATAAGACTTTTGACCAACTAATTGTGGCATGCAATGACTTGGCTTGCACACATACCAGGCCATGACAATTATGGTTAAAAGAGGTTTCATTTTCGTTAAGTTAAACTGAATCTCTGATTTTCCAATGGTCACTTTTCTCTGTGTTTaggaaacataaacatatgaCAAGCTGGCATCTGTCATAACTTTTTCTTGTCACTAGCATTTTAATAATTTGCAGTGAACAGGCTTCTCTCTGCATCTTATGACAATAGGAGTCTCTGCTGTCGTGGGTATTTTGACCATGGTTGTACCATACAGTGTTCCAATGCAGACCGTCCAGGGTTGTCATATTCCATGACCTTATATTACGGTAGTGCAAGTGTCTATCCTAAAGAAACTTTGGCAGCGGTATCCGACCTCAGTATAGGTATAGCCAGTGTTCCTGATTAATGACCTTTAACTCACTGTCCAACTAGCAAGCCCTTATCTTATCGCAGTAACCCCTCCCATGTCATCCAGCTGGTTCGTTAACATAGGTAATCAACTCCCATTATAAAGTTTCTTTCGTCTAGAATGCCAGCCGGCTATACCTAACCTGTGTTTCAGTTTTCAGCGTGAATGGACCTCTCACTCTATGCCAATAGCCTTTTGACGTGATTACGTTTATAAGTTCGGTTCAATACTAGGACGCCATCCCCGAAAGTAGACTGACACATTTTCAGGTCAGTTTTGTtacgcctataatttctaaactacacaacatacagtagcgtgcaaattaatccgaacaacgtaattacttatgcaaaaacactcaaaaaaaaggatctaagacataactcagtaatctatgtggcctcccttgttcctaataacagctctgagacgatttggcatggattccactaatttcccacaaatattcttcatttcttcatcgcgaaaccatacaccaatgagggcagaaatcatcttctcctttgtagaacaatccattttttgcattcttcttttgcaaattgaccacaagttctcaatggggttgatgtcaggtgagttgcctggccagggaagtacctgaatattcttcttgttgaagaattctgtagtttttcgagacgtatggcatggtgccaggtcttgttggaacacacctctgccacccggaaatgatttttgcagctggggtacgattctggtttccaataagtgaatatatttgtcacaattcatcattcccttgataggtattaatgctccaagcccttcatgtgtaaaacaaccccaaaacattactttaggggggtatttgggtgcttgttggagatgagctgctgttactttttcggatcctttccgtacgtaagaaacacggtggcagTGGACCTCAAAATGAGACTCATcgaaaaaaagtacattcttccagtcattcactgtccagtgttgatgtaattttgcccacattaagcgttttttgcacataacaggggttagcagttgcttcttaataggcttacgagcccttcgtccagcttccaaaagcctacgccgcactgttgtgacgtgaatattcgccccagtggtagccattaactcgcgggttaagtcgacagcagttagtctagaatttaatttacttttcctgacaattaaacgatcatctgcaggtgaagccttccttttccggccacagtttccttttttctggggtgtgatggatccagtctccctgtatcgttttatgatcgaattaacagtagccaaaccgatgtgacattctgcagcaatttgcctctgtgtcatagaagaatgctctgctaatgttataattttagactgttttcgtggagttgtatccatttgtgaagacgacagaatgtacacaggattgcagtattaagtcttcaacacaactgaaatgcttataagtacaaaacgacaggcaaaagtcacatattataaaaaaaataataacgacaaaccttcaacaatggaattacacgtactatagatgtcaattaaagcaatatgagcagctgtgaggccaacaatgacagaaaatgtaaaaatatgtcgtgttcagattaatttgcacgctactgtatattccAAAGAAGTAAACAGCGGCTGACAGATGAAGGATCAACGTATCCAATGTGAACTTAAGTTGGAGCAAGTGACGTCATCTACCTATACGTGGGAGTGTGGAAGTTGAGACACGAACTGGCAGGTTGCacggcagccgaggcagtgtaactcgagaatgcgaagcgatagaacaTTCGCAGTGGTATCAAAGGATTCGTAACAAAGCAGGCTACATTCTCAGTTAAGTAGCATTCAGCAATCAAAGAGTTAAAATGCAAAAATTCGCGACTGacgtgaagagagaaaattcacaatgtcgagccATATGCAGCTCAAAAAGGGGCAGGTAGCAAATGATGGAGCAGGATGATTACTACAGCAACTGATGTGCTTACTCTCAATGCCTACAAGATGGCTACTCCGCAGATACACCAGGCTTTCACAGAATCTGGAAAGAAGAGCTGTTGATTGTCACTGCTGACATTTACCAGTAACAGCAATTCTATCAGTGACGTATTCAAGCAGCTGTCCCTGATAcagatatttttaaatgtaaacttcatcttacgacgttggatgacgtatatacgtccgttgatgtgacatattaatgaatatttaaatacttatatagtcacaatcatgccatggtatgaaagaaaaattccacaacctcgagcgggattcgaacctgcgacttcctgtactccggtcaggcgctctaccaactgagttatcgagttcgtttcacgccaaaggcttgaaattctcctctcataccggcgactctgttatagagtactgtccatagcgtctgatctagtcagcacacagtacatttacaatgtttctttccacccataagcagtgctgactaagatcagacgctatggacagtactctataacagagtcaccggtatgagaggagaatttcaagcttttggcgtgaaacgaactcgatagctcaggagtacaggaagtcgcaggttcgaatcccgctcgaggttgtggaatttttctttcataccatggcatgattgtgactatgtaagtatttaaatattcagatATTTTTAGATAGAAGGTGGAGAGGAGCTGTCTGCATAGGATGACTCTGCCATTGTAAGGATTAAGTTACTAACGTGTTCTTTCAAAATAATGCATTTACAGACGACTTCCCCCACCATTTTGTTTACTTGAGGGAAACCTTCAATTCGCCAGTTCCATTACCTAATTTGAGCTGTGAAGTCCATGCAGCTACCACCAGAATGGCCGACCTTCATCCAGAGGACAAGCTCATCACATACGTATCACCCAGCATGAGCGCCTTCATTTGTGTCTTGTATTGCAATGCTGTGTCAGAAGGCACTGCAATTCACTTCGTTGGGAGTTTGCTGTATCAcatggatgaaaaaaaaaaaaaaaaggcccaaCTTATGGTTACCATCTTCTCTACAGCAGAAGAAAATTAATCTCTAGTGGCAAAACTGGACTAATCACATCACCACTGCAACTAATGTATCTTTCGGACCTTCTTCGTCCGAATTTCTTTCACTTCCAATTTCCTCCACGAAAGTGTGGGGTATAATAACATTACACATGTTACTATAACGAGAAAAAACAAaactagaataaaaataaataaattactaattatGTAATACTACATTTAGGACGAAACAGTTACGATTTCatcattttaaagatttttttaccACCATATCGTAAAGATTTTATTATGCCCGCAGTGAGAATCCCTTTGAGGCTTTGACGAATACTTGAATCCCACACGATATCCCGAACGCATTCTCCCAGGAATACACCACAGTCAGGATCGTAAGCGATGGCCCTCAGAGCATCTTCCGTATCCTGGCGCAGCTTTCCACTGTCTCTATTCCAGAGGCGGACCATGGCCCTCTGAGGAGTTCTAGGAAGTTGATTCAGATGATGAATTCGCGCCAGGGGGCTGGCATCTTGCACACAGAGGCCAGATTCTGACACCTCTACGAAGTTATGCATGGAACTCAAGACTGGTGCATAAAGCGTTCTAAACGCGTCAATTTGTGGCTCGACAATCTTGTACACTTTCTTCTTATCTTCGCCAAACATCATACGAAAATCACCAGTATATGACAGACTGCTAATGGTGATATAAAATTCGGTTTCGCTAAAATCTTCGGGTAACATCAATAACGCAGTGTGGACGGCACTGTGAAGATTTAATTGTAGAGCAGAGCGAAGCTCTGAGTCGCTGGTTTTGTAGATAACTTCTACAGGTTTATGTAATCGTCCTGCTAAATACAATTCACTCCAGTCTAAAAGATCAGTCACAAGAGCTGATCGAGACACCACCCCATATTTGATTGTTATGCCTTCCTCTTGTATAGGAATAAGAgcgttaaaatatattttggcaCCCCAGTTCTCCTGAAACCGAGCGACTGCATTGTGACCTAACCAACGCAATGACGAATAATGATGTGGATTACGAGAAATGTTTTCTTTATGCCAACTTGGTGGATCTTCAACTGTGAATATCATATCCACCATATTCTTTGTAATATCAGAGCCAGACTGCTTGAGGACTCCGGAACCGTAAGCAAAACAATATGTGAAATTCTGAGGAAATGTAGAAAGTAAAATCCTGCTGTATTTAGATGAAATTCCAACAAGTGCTTTAGTTGCTGCCATAGGAAAGATTTTTAGTTTCGCTTATTTAAATTAACCAAAACCCACGCAACTTGATTATTCTGCTATACATGTCACAGTCAATTAATAATCAACAACCGTTTTTAACAGTAAACATGTTTCGCGACTATTCACATGTTCACTTCTCATGTTGTATTACTAGCCTAGCGGATTCCAGCTCCCGTTAAAGACAGTGTTGCCAATGAGATTCTTAAAAACTCGCTAAATTGCTATAGTCTATTGTCAATGTAAAGTGATATTGTTTTTGCGTTTTAAGTGCTAAAAAAAACCCGTTAAATCCCTATAATAGCTATGATCTAAGATACTAGTAATGTAATacaaatttcatcaattttatcCGCTAAAGTAACACAGAAAAAcgccagatctagcgggaaaccgctgaattggcaacttTGGACACTGTTGCCAACCGACTCTCCACTTCCTCCTTACCTCTTTTTATCTTCTCAGCTTCTTACACACACTTGTCTATTGGATCAGTTGCTTACGATCATATTTCTACAACGTCTTTGCTTACAATAATCTcagtctaatatatagtcacgaagcttgagtttatgaggggtactagaaacaatagactgtgcaggtactatttcgcattgtctgtaatgagaagatagtagcgatcctagtggttagcaactgtcaatggatgcatatttactacatattgactttcgtgactgtaaatactagacCTTGTAATgatctcgtaagcaacggctgAATCTCTGCTCATTTAGCGTTGCCAATCCCACTAACAGAACTACCACatgcgggagggggggggggagagaaaaCTAGATCTCGACTCTAGAACAAAACTGTTTACTTgcttacgaatggcttttaaggagccctcacataagcccgccattggtccctatcctgtgcaagattaatccagtctctatcatcatatcccacctccctcaaatccatgttaatatcttcccatctacgtctcggctctgctcagcctccccaaatgtctttttccctccggcctcccaactaacactctacatgcatttctggattcgcccatacgtgctacatgctctgctcatctcaaacgtctggatttaatatttctaattatgtcaagtgaagagtacaatgcgtgcagttctcctgCCTCTAGGTTGGTAATGCAGGATTCTAGTCCTAGACATATGCCTCACATGCTGATGCCAGTTACCTTGAGAGTGACATATGTCTGCTAGTATAGAGTTCCTTTAAGAtgtcttcgtttcttttatggtcccacttagtatagccagctgttcggcacatgaatctcatttccttagagtccatgcttcacttccatagCGTAGGACTGGTCATGCTAAGACGAGTGCGAGTGTATAAAAGATAATTACTTAAGATTCAACTTTCTTTGGACAGACAAGATATCAAGTGAGAGATTGATAGTTTCTGCTACTTTATTTGACAGACTACaaagtatttaattttacattgtcCACATAAAAACCAGCCTTTGGGAATGTGGTATACATACAACATGCAAATCTTAGCGTAGTGTAATACTGTTAACAAATGAGCATCGACACGTGATGTGATCAGAGACCGCTAAGATATGCAATAACAATAACTCAATCGTTGTACATTGACTGTAGTCACTCACTTTTACTGAAGTTGATTTTGTTGATTGCTACACTTGGCAATTAACTGTGCATCAAATTCAAAggcaaattacaatatttaaaaatgcagaaattgtttaaacacaaaatatgtaCGTTTTAGATTTATGACAGTTGTATAACGTACAATGCAAGTTCCAAGATTCCTAGCTCTAATTTCGTTAAAACACCTCAAGAGAAATAACTGAACTGTCACTACTGATTAACATTTTCTATGAACAGGTATATTACGGAAACGATCTGTAAGTATCAAGTAATTCTACGCCATCCTTCCTGATACATCTCCATTTCTTACTTATTTTAAAGAACGACAATGATATTTTGTGTGACTACAAATTAATATGCGAAATTGAAGTACAATTTTATGATTGTTTAAAAAATGAAAGTGTACAAATTACAACACCATGGATTTCGTTTCTTACGATATATGCCAAACTGGTGGTGCCTTACTTTAGACAATTTCTCATACTTCAGTATAACAAGTGAAGTGAATATAGTACATTTTACATACAATCCACAAAATTATACACATTTACTCTGTTAGGATATATTACGATGCTGATCTTTAAATAACCAGACAACATAATTTCAAGATCAGAGTCTGTACTGTATTTAACATGATCTTAATTCAATctgtacacataaatacaatctgataattactattatttacacAAGAGTATTCAtgacaatttatattatatacacatacacatatagaCACTAAACTAAGAATATTAATTAGCCACGTCAGATCTATTAGTTGCAAGTTATTCTGTCATGAAATTTACTACATATCTGTCCAACCTTCCCAGTGATGTTAAGTACGCAGAGAGAACAGTTCATGTACACAAGAGGGTTGGCAAGGAAGTCTGTCTTGTGCTGCAGTCCACACTAAATGCAACATTATGGAATGCTGAGCTTATCTTGTACTCAATGATTTTAAATGTGAAAGGGGGATCTTAGAAGTATAACGTGTGGACAAAAAACAAAGTAACAATTTTCTTAATTCAAAGCACTGTTTGAAACTAGAACTCAAACAAAACTAGCACTCCTTGACAAGTGCAGTTCTACTGCTGCAGATTGGTACAATACTGTTTCATTACAGGTATGTAAACTTCCTTATCAAACCCAACTTTTAGAAGGTCATGCTGtagcaaaatttacaaaaagGGTATCTAtcgtctatttattattttacgtaacaatacatacatacaaaactaAGACAATACTTCACATTCTGTATTAAACAACGACCCTACTCTTATTCTTCAGGTCCTTGGGCAGCAGAATCCAAAATTGCTTCGAAAGAAAACGGCTGAAAATTATAACCTGTGCCTTGGTAAAATTTGCTTTGGAACTCCACCCTGCAAAATAATGTCCAGCATTAATACATGGAAATCTGTACAACTCATTCACTTGGTCCCATTAACAAGAGCAACCATGTCCATTACATgagcattttaataattttcttacaaaGGCAATATAGTCCAAAAGATACTTTAGTaaagtaattattaaaaaaatatagatttGGGAGGGATGAGCTAATGCCAAAACAATCTACCACAACAGCCAAAAtcctacagtcgagccgttcttatttccggcagcaaatcatACAACAgcttcactggcagtggttgtcgtcaaggttatgcagacgacataccgcttcccgctcacggtggatgttactgtgttgtcaagtctacccttgtactcttaacgaagttttagcacatgtctagtcttaaacatcgaacgaaaaattatttcctacaataaataattagtaatatatgaatacataatattatatattattgttattgttgatcctagcatcccaggacacagaagacttaccatgttgtgctataattggtttttccgaccatttgaagtaacgattttcgtgaatacagaaacaatattagaaattactaaaatgggagaaagctgtgaaatataataaatagacattttttatgtgaatgaataactaaaaccacacatcctgtaaattaagtaaaatgtgttagtattaaaaattttgtcatgatgtcattgctacataaaaaaattacacgaagaaccttgcctaacggtattgttcaatttagaggtgctacgcctagatcactacaatcattgttagtactgccgccgccatagttctcagtttattttcttctttgccggattgtccgtacttctctgtcgttatttgagaaaccgtgcacttgttcacatcacacgcatcagctgttcattgcaccacttgcattaaaggcaataaactactcttattttacgttcattttcgaaataatctctaacgctaagaatcatttctctgctttgtGAATTGGTCTTCCGACTCCACCGCGGcattgtgatgctgaaaactcagtgataacacagcactaacaacaataccgactgattgttcgacaaccagctattagaactgcgtccgttcactattggcttgacagagatttagcaacaccgctattgcctaccttcttcgtgccaaaagtcgagaaggcgtggccacgctggaaataagaacggctcgactgtagtgTTTTACCACAGCATCATTTGTACCTcactatatattattatactttctcaagatgaagaagaaaaaatgttatCACAACTTAGAGCTTCAAAATCCTCCAGTGGAATCCTGGAGGCCCAAAGATTCGGAAATATACAGAACTGAAGCATATTTTATAACAGAGAAAAAAAGATATGACAATCACAAATGAACCCAATATAACCccagaaaacataaaataaataaggatCTCCAATGGAAAATGCAGCCTTCAAGGATTTGCtttcttgcacttcaatatttagAAAGAATACTGGAAAACT
The sequence above is a segment of the Periplaneta americana isolate PAMFEO1 chromosome 3, P.americana_PAMFEO1_priV1, whole genome shotgun sequence genome. Coding sequences within it:
- the LOC138696991 gene encoding phosphatidate cytidylyltransferase, mitochondrial, which gives rise to MAATKALVGISSKYSRILLSTFPQNFTYCFAYGSGVLKQSGSDITKNMVDMIFTVEDPPSWHKENISRNPHHYSSLRWLGHNAVARFQENWGAKIYFNALIPIQEEGITIKYGVVSRSALVTDLLDWSELYLAGRLHKPVEVIYKTSDSELRSALQLNLHSAVHTALLMLPEDFSETEFYITISSLSYTGDFRMMFGEDKKKVYKIVEPQIDAFRTLYAPVLSSMHNFVEVSESGLCVQDASPLARIHHLNQLPRTPQRAMVRLWNRDSGKLRQDTEDALRAIAYDPDCGVFLGECVRDIVWDSSIRQSLKGILTAGIIKSLRYGGKKIFKMMKS